Sequence from the Thermocoleostomius sinensis A174 genome:
TCCCAAGTTCCGAAATTGTCTCCCGTGTCCATGCTGATATCCGTATTGAAGGAGACTCCTACTTCATTGAAGATGTGGGTAGTGCTAATGGGACATACATCAATAATTTGCCACTACCGTCAGGCAATCGCCATCGCTTACGTCCTGGCGATCGAATTGCGCTAGGGAAAGGAGATAAAGTTACGTTTTTGTTTCAACTTTCCTAATTGCGCCTGATCTTCATAAGCTACGTGAATGCCTCAGTTTTATTACTGTCTTCATAAGTTATATAGATAAATCAGACTGATAATTCATACCTAAAGTCTATCGGCCTAGGCTCTTGATTAGGCTCATTTGATCTAGACGTAGTTTTTCGCGTGATTACTTTAACCCTCTTGCATCCGCTCAAGCAGATTCCAATCCAAGTTTGGACTTTTCCAGATGAATCGAAGATTCGGATTGGTCGGTCTACTGACAACCAAGTGGTTCTCTACAGTGCTGTTGTATCTCGCCATCATGTTGAGCTACATCGTGTTGGTAATCAATGGGAAGTCGTGAACTTGGGTACAAATGGTACTTACATTGATGGCAGGCGCATCACTCAAGAACCGGTAACTGATGGGGTGATTATTCGCTTGGCGCGATCGGGACCTAATATTCAAATTCGTATCGGTGATGCGGTTTTGGAAGAATTACAAGACACGGTGAGCGCGCTTCGATCGTTGCCCACTCGGTCTGACCTTCCCCTAATTACTACGGAAATCACTCAACAAGCTCCCGAGGAAGATGACGTTGAGTAGAATTAACTAACTCAGATGAGGCATTGGTGCCACTCAAATTATGGAGTTAGGCAATTCTCTT
This genomic interval carries:
- a CDS encoding FHA domain-containing protein; amino-acid sequence: MITLTLLHPLKQIPIQVWTFPDESKIRIGRSTDNQVVLYSAVVSRHHVELHRVGNQWEVVNLGTNGTYIDGRRITQEPVTDGVIIRLARSGPNIQIRIGDAVLEELQDTVSALRSLPTRSDLPLITTEITQQAPEEDDVE